The Caldisericaceae bacterium genome includes the window TGCAATTAATGATCTTTTTCCACCAGATCAACTTGTTTTCTTAGCAAAACACGATTCCAACTATGGCACATGGAAAAAGGACATTAAACTTGAAGGCACTGACCTTGTAGTTGATGGTAGAAGAACAAAAATGTTTGCTGAAAAAGACCCTCTTAACCTTCCTTGGAAGGATCTTGGTGTTGACATTGTAATAGAATCGTCTGGTGCCTTTACGAAAAGGGAAAAGGCAATGCTTCATATACAGGCAGGTGCAAAAAAGGTAATCATTACCGCTCCTGCCGAAGGAGAAGACATAACAGTTGTGCTTGGCGTAAATGAGCAGTTGCTTGATATGGAAAAACATGTTATCATTTCAAATGCTTCCTGCACAACCAATAGTATTGCTCCTGTTATTAAAGTTATTCACGATAAAATTGGTATTGAAAAAGGTTTTCTTGTTACAACACACTCTTACACACAAGACCAGAGGCTTCTTGATTCTCCTCATAAGGACCCAAGAAGAGCAAGGTCTGCTGCAACAAACATTATTCCAACTACTACAGGTGCAGCAAAAGCAGTTGCATTAACAATTCCTGAATTAAAAGGAAAACTGCACGGGTTTGCCTTAAGAGTTCCCACACCTACAGTTTCAATTTCTGTTTTTGAGGCAGTTTTAAAAAGAGACAGCACAAAGGAAGAAGTCAATGCCTTCCTTAAAGAAGCATCTGAAACTTATATGAAGGGAATCCTTGGTTATACAGAAG containing:
- the gap gene encoding type I glyceraldehyde-3-phosphate dehydrogenase; the protein is MSKVAINGFGRVGRQVFKRLTEVYPEIEIVAINDLFPPDQLVFLAKHDSNYGTWKKDIKLEGTDLVVDGRRTKMFAEKDPLNLPWKDLGVDIVIESSGAFTKREKAMLHIQAGAKKVIITAPAEGEDITVVLGVNEQLLDMEKHVIISNASCTTNSIAPVIKVIHDKIGIEKGFLVTTHSYTQDQRLLDSPHKDPRRARSAATNIIPTTTGAAKAVALTIPELKGKLHGFALRVPTPTVSISVFEAVLKRDSTKEEVNAFLKEASETYMKGILGYTEEPLVSSDFKGITYSGVVDALSTMVVDGNLLNVVSWYDNEWGYSCRVADLTKLVVEKAGY